From a region of the Bdellovibrionota bacterium genome:
- a CDS encoding trypsin-like peptidase domain-containing protein: protein MKKYQLMTLFIIGLIIFAEVSSAKAFRPNNNSVDFSVGNSWDRRPPNDNDLSNPLILNLVSRTARIYSNTGANGKSIPVGSGVYLGKYQNQYIMMTNNHVIPDQKFCVTVDSVKFENQKNLKCGEIIFTDYKIDITVFTLQSNTNEEHLENLPPMEFETQKKYSAGQSLITAGFGSFKNNQGSITIDNSPNCILMRGSDKLLNLILNNSKTSLPGLAHACEQSEGDSGSVIIDSLTSKIVGLNFFVATERNVKVQSDSIIQNNVLNPSAEILGSISYAIPSALIKKSLDNSLVDPKQKHKDILYALLSLFD, encoded by the coding sequence ATGAAAAAGTACCAACTTATGACTTTATTTATTATTGGCCTGATCATCTTTGCCGAGGTCAGTTCCGCTAAAGCCTTTCGCCCCAATAATAATAGCGTAGATTTTTCTGTCGGTAATTCTTGGGACAGAAGACCACCCAATGACAATGATCTCAGTAATCCTTTAATTCTGAACTTAGTATCTAGAACCGCAAGAATTTATAGCAACACCGGCGCCAACGGAAAAAGTATTCCTGTTGGCTCAGGAGTATATTTAGGAAAATATCAGAACCAATACATCATGATGACCAACAATCATGTCATTCCTGATCAAAAATTTTGTGTTACGGTGGATTCCGTAAAATTTGAAAATCAGAAAAATTTAAAATGTGGTGAAATTATTTTTACCGATTATAAAATAGATATCACAGTATTTACTTTACAGAGCAATACCAACGAAGAGCACTTAGAAAATTTACCGCCTATGGAGTTTGAGACCCAAAAAAAATACTCGGCTGGTCAATCATTAATTACCGCAGGCTTCGGATCTTTTAAAAATAACCAAGGAAGTATAACCATTGATAACAGTCCAAATTGCATATTGATGAGAGGGTCTGATAAACTTTTGAATTTAATATTAAATAATTCTAAAACCTCTCTGCCGGGACTTGCTCATGCTTGCGAACAGTCTGAAGGAGATTCTGGTTCTGTAATTATTGATTCTCTGACTTCAAAAATCGTTGGACTGAACTTCTTTGTAGCTACAGAGCGAAATGTAAAGGTCCAAAGCGATAGTATTATTCAAAATAATGTCCTAAATCCCTCCGCGGAAATTCTAGGAAGCATATCTTATGCAATTCCCTCAGCACTAATCAAAAAGAGTTTAGATAATTCTTTAGTAGATCCTAAACAAAAGCATAAAGATATACTCTATGCTCTTTTAAGTTTATTTGATTAA
- a CDS encoding fibronectin type III domain-containing protein, which translates to MKNHSKKNHIKKLLNENGIGLVGALAAAGMVVTIALVVAHFVTSQNQQNVKLELSGSCQNIANSIVEYIKKDETSLFISSYGPVPGTMNYAKGLDKTDDGLDRFVFGGVSAPLFTGPSGFRMSISNNAQAIPNNWKYFNNLNIKNSTNRLLALAASGDFCCSDLDMNNPNCGTRFLDDSTTRPGLRISEKNVTIDLAVNFKSPAGASICTGRRLAIANIPGSTYSTPTEFKVKVTMDGVGNGKSCVAGGTIKQNADKAASLTLMEMQGQGAFCPAGKNGLPSHCNATTPVVFKVKTVKNSSGSSCLTQCLSQVESRACNSLGALNLFNTFSNTACVNNCLESEPGSSFLCKIGEKNWFTNNPNHWEPCETASVYDHNGANAGTVRIEYTPTYNDERSEVTTNATITLSSLTEGRAYVVDVRAVDTGGNIGPSFCSTNPNSCAAASDPHFVVIPPAPVVGSITETTLRIAPTTLATQLGRDNTITSQAKYATALNPFGANQYQCESGAPRFSVPVTYAVPAGAYSGFVTDSCTATLRLPNGTVQNPACVCTGGNCAVQLPASAIDGAYDFDMNIVNDCGGAGATRSQDWCKDGNTAIGIANAGNQVFGTNPDFENQVTYPTAATKACGVVSLCPNVNGGFTPTIGACPNATIGWDPMQHSGCLQAPGNNYCMLAMDPCGRSQATNPTAYSTTLMGVPYTSATDTANSCFEYGAFKVGGNSCEAGSYCNASGKCNTTCATPPCPVNTTTPANSNCGPRYCPVLNSCTGTIGTPSSSVACTGVPPVNGLCGTANGTTVGSAPTLNLCSVGAVSAVTGTGPWSWACLGSSGGTDAPCIANRSGSGGCSAATKPNCVIFACGGNSLNCKKVPICNGTTWSCESIGL; encoded by the coding sequence ATGAAAAACCATTCAAAAAAAAACCATATAAAAAAGTTGTTAAATGAAAATGGCATAGGATTGGTCGGCGCCCTGGCGGCGGCAGGGATGGTGGTAACGATTGCTTTAGTCGTGGCCCATTTTGTAACTAGCCAAAATCAACAGAATGTAAAACTTGAACTTTCTGGTAGCTGTCAAAATATTGCAAATTCGATTGTGGAATACATAAAGAAAGATGAAACGTCTTTATTCATTTCATCTTACGGCCCGGTTCCAGGAACTATGAATTACGCAAAGGGTCTTGATAAAACAGATGATGGTTTGGATAGATTTGTATTTGGGGGAGTATCGGCTCCACTTTTCACGGGGCCTTCAGGTTTTCGTATGAGTATCTCAAACAATGCTCAGGCAATTCCCAACAACTGGAAATATTTCAACAACCTAAATATTAAAAATTCAACGAATAGGCTTTTGGCTTTGGCCGCAAGCGGTGATTTTTGTTGTTCAGATCTGGATATGAATAATCCAAATTGTGGAACAAGATTTTTAGATGATTCAACAACTCGTCCCGGTCTTCGTATTTCAGAAAAAAATGTAACAATTGATTTGGCAGTTAATTTTAAATCTCCTGCGGGGGCAAGCATATGCACCGGCAGAAGACTTGCAATCGCAAACATCCCTGGATCCACATATAGTACTCCAACAGAATTTAAAGTAAAAGTAACAATGGATGGGGTTGGCAATGGCAAATCTTGCGTTGCTGGTGGGACGATCAAGCAAAATGCAGATAAGGCCGCTTCTTTAACTTTAATGGAAATGCAAGGTCAAGGCGCGTTTTGTCCTGCAGGGAAAAATGGTCTTCCTTCTCATTGCAATGCTACTACTCCTGTAGTTTTCAAAGTTAAAACTGTAAAAAATTCTTCAGGATCAAGCTGTCTTACTCAGTGTTTATCTCAAGTGGAGAGTAGAGCTTGTAACAGTTTGGGAGCACTTAATTTATTTAATACTTTTTCGAACACAGCTTGCGTAAATAACTGTTTAGAATCAGAGCCTGGGTCTTCTTTCTTATGTAAGATCGGCGAAAAGAATTGGTTTACAAACAACCCAAATCATTGGGAGCCGTGTGAAACCGCTAGCGTTTATGATCATAACGGTGCAAATGCGGGTACGGTAAGAATTGAATACACTCCAACATACAACGACGAAAGATCAGAAGTCACAACGAATGCCACGATCACTCTTTCAAGTTTGACTGAGGGCAGAGCTTACGTTGTTGATGTGAGAGCCGTGGATACTGGAGGAAATATTGGTCCTTCATTCTGCAGTACAAATCCAAACAGTTGCGCGGCTGCATCGGATCCTCACTTTGTTGTAATTCCACCTGCGCCAGTCGTTGGAAGCATTACAGAAACTACACTTCGTATAGCTCCCACCACTCTTGCTACGCAACTTGGGCGAGACAATACGATCACCTCACAGGCGAAATATGCGACAGCACTTAACCCTTTCGGTGCAAATCAGTATCAGTGTGAAAGTGGCGCTCCTAGATTTTCTGTTCCTGTGACATATGCTGTACCTGCAGGAGCATATTCAGGTTTTGTAACAGATTCTTGTACAGCGACTCTAAGATTACCGAATGGTACTGTTCAAAATCCTGCCTGTGTTTGTACGGGTGGTAATTGCGCTGTTCAACTTCCAGCCTCGGCTATAGATGGTGCTTATGATTTTGATATGAATATTGTAAATGATTGTGGTGGGGCAGGAGCAACACGCAGTCAAGATTGGTGTAAAGATGGGAATACCGCGATTGGTATTGCTAACGCTGGAAACCAAGTGTTTGGTACAAATCCTGATTTTGAAAATCAAGTCACATATCCAACAGCTGCTACAAAAGCTTGCGGAGTTGTTTCTCTGTGTCCGAATGTGAATGGCGGATTCACGCCAACAATTGGTGCGTGCCCAAATGCAACTATAGGTTGGGATCCGATGCAGCACTCTGGTTGTTTGCAAGCGCCAGGAAATAATTATTGCATGCTAGCGATGGATCCATGTGGGAGATCGCAAGCGACAAATCCGACAGCATACAGCACTACTCTTATGGGTGTTCCTTATACTTCTGCGACCGATACAGCCAATTCATGTTTTGAATATGGTGCATTCAAAGTTGGCGGAAATTCTTGTGAAGCGGGCTCATACTGTAATGCTTCCGGAAAATGCAATACGACTTGCGCAACTCCACCTTGTCCTGTGAATACAACTACTCCTGCGAATTCAAATTGCGGTCCTAGATATTGTCCTGTCTTAAATTCATGCACTGGAACAATTGGTACACCATCATCGAGTGTTGCATGTACGGGTGTTCCGCCAGTCAATGGTCTTTGTGGAACGGCAAACGGAACAACTGTTGGGTCTGCACCGACGCTAAACTTGTGTTCTGTAGGAGCGGTATCTGCGGTTACAGGCACAGGTCCTTGGAGTTGGGCGTGCCTAGGTTCTAGTGGCGGTACAGATGCACCATGCATTGCAAATAGATCTGGATCTGGTGGATGTAGTGCGGCGACCAAACCCAATTGCGTGATATTTGCCTGTGGTGGAAATAGTTTAAACTGTAAAAAAGTGCCAATTTGTAATGGTACCACTTGGTCATGTGAATCGATTGGTTTGTAG
- a CDS encoding potassium transporter Kup: protein MDQAHTTGQGSQKSRLLISLLALGVVFGDIGTSPLYAFRECFGPHHQVALNEMNILGVLSLIVWTLIVVICFKYITLILRADNNGEGGILSLMSLVSVAEKNRGWVFLTGLIGAALLFGDGIITPAISVLSAVEGLQILNPDLEHVILPLTIGLLVLLFSFQKHGTAKIGTFFGPIILVWFLTLSALGINGIIDNPEVLRALNPIYAIQFFMENGKEGFFILGSVFLVVTGGEALYADMGHFGRPPIQKAWFFVAFPALIINYFGQGALLLHTPSAISNPFYKLAPEWALIPVVIIATMATVIASQALISGVFSLAKQAMQLGYFPRMQIVHTSKSEIGQIYLPFMNWAMLLGVILLVIEFKSSSELASAYGVAVAGTAALTTILATDVALKLWGWKPWKVLMIFVPLLLVDLVFFTTNIVKFWSGGWVAIFVGSLIYVVMKTWQKGRIQLLEILKSRSILVEDFLKNVELLRPHRAKGYAIFMSGDAWGVPFPLIHNMKHNKVLHENIMLLTIKTKEVPTVHPDERIKIRDLGPNFHRVRAYFGFMEKPNIYLILKACQEAGLHFPLEYTTFVLGRETIVTKEKSFFKSWRQRLFALMSRNAERPMAFFSIPPQNVIEVGVQIEI, encoded by the coding sequence ATGGATCAAGCACATACCACGGGACAGGGATCTCAAAAATCACGTTTGCTAATTTCATTATTAGCACTCGGTGTGGTTTTTGGTGATATCGGGACAAGTCCTCTTTACGCCTTCAGAGAATGTTTCGGGCCTCATCATCAGGTGGCTTTGAATGAAATGAATATCCTTGGAGTTCTTTCTCTTATTGTTTGGACTTTGATTGTTGTAATTTGTTTCAAATACATCACTTTAATCTTAAGAGCAGACAACAATGGCGAAGGTGGGATTTTATCTCTCATGTCACTCGTGTCTGTTGCTGAAAAAAATAGAGGATGGGTATTTCTCACAGGTCTTATCGGGGCTGCACTTTTATTTGGTGACGGAATTATCACTCCGGCAATCTCGGTCTTATCCGCTGTGGAAGGTCTTCAAATTTTAAATCCTGATCTTGAGCATGTGATTTTGCCTTTGACCATAGGTCTTCTAGTACTATTGTTCTCATTTCAAAAACATGGAACTGCAAAAATTGGAACTTTCTTTGGTCCCATAATTTTAGTTTGGTTTCTAACACTCTCTGCACTTGGAATTAACGGCATCATTGATAATCCTGAAGTTTTGAGAGCTCTAAATCCAATTTATGCAATTCAGTTTTTTATGGAAAATGGCAAAGAAGGATTTTTTATTTTAGGGTCGGTATTCCTAGTTGTGACTGGTGGAGAAGCTCTTTACGCTGACATGGGACATTTTGGAAGACCACCAATTCAAAAAGCTTGGTTTTTTGTGGCCTTCCCCGCACTGATCATAAATTATTTTGGTCAAGGCGCGCTTCTTCTTCATACGCCATCTGCTATATCAAATCCTTTTTATAAATTAGCTCCCGAATGGGCACTCATTCCTGTGGTGATCATTGCTACGATGGCTACGGTGATTGCATCTCAAGCTCTGATTTCAGGTGTGTTCTCTTTAGCAAAACAGGCAATGCAACTTGGATATTTTCCTCGTATGCAGATCGTGCACACTTCGAAAAGTGAGATTGGGCAAATTTATTTACCATTCATGAACTGGGCAATGTTGCTTGGAGTAATCTTACTCGTGATCGAATTTAAGAGCTCAAGTGAATTGGCTTCTGCATACGGTGTTGCCGTGGCAGGTACTGCAGCTCTCACAACTATTCTTGCAACGGATGTTGCTTTAAAATTATGGGGCTGGAAGCCTTGGAAAGTTTTAATGATATTTGTTCCGTTACTTTTAGTTGATTTGGTTTTCTTTACTACGAACATCGTAAAATTTTGGAGCGGTGGATGGGTCGCGATATTCGTTGGCAGTTTAATCTATGTCGTAATGAAGACTTGGCAAAAAGGTAGAATTCAGCTCTTAGAAATCTTAAAGAGCAGATCTATCTTGGTCGAAGATTTTTTAAAAAATGTTGAGTTATTAAGACCTCACAGGGCAAAAGGTTATGCCATCTTTATGTCTGGTGATGCTTGGGGGGTTCCATTTCCTCTCATTCACAATATGAAGCACAACAAAGTTCTCCATGAAAACATCATGTTACTCACGATCAAAACCAAAGAAGTCCCGACGGTTCATCCTGATGAACGAATTAAAATTAGAGACCTGGGACCTAATTTCCACAGAGTGCGTGCTTATTTTGGATTTATGGAAAAGCCAAATATATATTTGATTTTAAAAGCCTGCCAAGAAGCCGGTCTTCATTTTCCACTCGAGTACACCACTTTTGTTCTAGGTAGAGAAACAATCGTAACGAAGGAAAAGTCATTCTTTAAAAGCTGGAGACAGCGACTATTTGCTCTGATGTCGAGAAATGCAGAAAGGCCGATGGCGTTCTTTAGTATTCCTCCGCAAAATGTGATCGAAGTGGGCGTACAGATTGAGATTTAG
- the smc gene encoding chromosome segregation protein SMC — translation MRIKKLELVGFKSFKDKTVILFDAGVTGIVGPNGCGKSNIVDAITWVMGEQSAKHLRGQSMEDLIFGGAEGYAPGGFAEVTMILENDGGPFPVKYLSFTEISVTRRLHRSGDSEYLVNREPARLRDIQEIFMDTGAGSKGFSIIEQGAIGKIITAKPLDRRSLIDEAAGITKFKIRKRESQRKIVATDQNLVRLKDIIAELKRQIDSLQRQAKRAERYRELKIQVEDLELLLSSKQYLQMNEELSTLKTNFSDSEDSDIQSTTELETLSADVERLALEIAEKEQYVQIQVLQANNGKEQVREKENIIQRLKFEVEQAERNQLVQTSMKQEAEARKGILESQLMELRERLQVVTLEVESLELSHTEKEEVFQKMQSRIQTADQELTTIRRELMTVNSALTQVEINISSVEARIEEVEQKRDVLLETVSSLREKESEFSKRKTSFYNDLEKERQMQLSIMSDVENFEANKNALEEQVESRRVEVQKFKDELNQVASRLYGLEDLQANFEGFEDGVKNVMLWKKAQTEIHADGSVSQIMPVADVIEVPPEYEIAMEAALGPKLQMLLSHNSKDSLSAVQHLKDKSGGRSSFFASDMAMISTLKRQGDPSNEDGVKQLLSKVISAPDKYKSLVEFITDDIAVVDNISTALRLRSQYTGWNFVTEDGDVLTAGGVLTGGASDSADSGMLKRRREIKELSQSKDELAGKLALSQMTLEKLEDQFDKVAKELESAKTQQIQKELMIAELKKDLERAENELKSVTESLERQNQELSEVDNRRLSLEEKRDQEQERATGFRDRKSELENGAQTIEVEYQEAKLGIDQVRIDAMNARVQFAQSSQEKQGLTSQVNMLETSYNETSTKLDQMINESDLNTEVLSVNQVQLEQEKVLLEQIIQQAQHAEERSSELRNEFTEISNEHMKKQQRVLEIQRIRNEKQAQVNEMRFKIEQTQMKLQYLVDQMRERYMLDLAIKSQEYIARECDVAATELEVNELKDKIKKIGEVNLSAIQEYDDIQKRYEFLVQQEADLTEAKENLRRVIDRINRICNKRFRETFESVNERFQKVFPVLFGGGEAQLTLVEIEGEDEQGIDIMAKPPGKKLQNITLMSGGEKALTSVALIFSIFLVKPSPFCLLDEVDAPLDDANVFRFNDLVREMAKRSQIIIVTHNKNTMEINEKLYGVTMQEKGVSRMVSVSLEEAKGSVVSAL, via the coding sequence TTGAGAATTAAAAAATTAGAACTAGTTGGTTTTAAATCATTCAAAGATAAAACAGTCATCTTGTTTGATGCTGGCGTAACAGGGATCGTAGGTCCTAACGGTTGCGGTAAATCAAACATCGTTGATGCCATCACTTGGGTGATGGGTGAGCAGTCTGCAAAACATCTACGTGGTCAAAGCATGGAAGATTTAATCTTTGGTGGCGCTGAAGGTTACGCTCCAGGTGGATTCGCAGAAGTTACAATGATTCTCGAAAATGACGGTGGTCCGTTTCCTGTAAAATACTTAAGCTTCACAGAAATTTCGGTAACAAGAAGATTGCATAGATCAGGTGACAGTGAATACTTAGTTAACCGTGAGCCAGCAAGACTTCGTGATATCCAAGAAATTTTCATGGATACAGGAGCAGGTTCAAAAGGTTTTTCGATCATCGAACAAGGTGCCATCGGGAAAATCATTACGGCAAAACCTTTAGACCGCAGATCACTCATTGATGAAGCGGCCGGAATTACAAAGTTCAAAATTAGAAAAAGAGAATCGCAAAGAAAAATCGTAGCAACAGATCAAAACTTAGTTCGTCTCAAAGACATCATTGCGGAATTAAAACGCCAAATCGACAGTCTCCAAAGACAAGCCAAAAGAGCAGAGAGATATCGTGAATTAAAAATTCAAGTGGAAGATCTAGAGTTACTACTAAGCTCTAAACAATATCTCCAAATGAACGAAGAGTTATCAACTCTCAAAACTAATTTTTCTGATAGCGAAGATAGCGACATCCAATCCACAACAGAACTTGAAACTTTAAGTGCTGACGTTGAAAGATTGGCTTTAGAAATCGCAGAAAAAGAACAATACGTTCAAATACAAGTTCTTCAGGCGAACAATGGAAAAGAACAAGTTCGTGAAAAAGAAAATATCATTCAAAGATTAAAATTCGAAGTGGAACAAGCAGAAAGAAATCAACTTGTGCAAACTTCCATGAAGCAAGAAGCGGAAGCTAGAAAAGGGATTCTAGAGAGCCAATTGATGGAGTTAAGAGAGAGACTTCAGGTTGTGACTTTGGAAGTTGAAAGCCTAGAGCTATCTCATACGGAAAAAGAAGAAGTTTTCCAAAAGATGCAATCTCGCATTCAAACAGCAGATCAAGAGTTAACCACAATTCGTAGAGAATTGATGACGGTAAACTCGGCTCTCACTCAAGTTGAAATCAATATCTCAAGCGTTGAAGCTAGAATTGAAGAAGTTGAGCAAAAAAGGGATGTATTATTAGAAACTGTGAGTTCATTGAGAGAAAAAGAATCAGAATTCTCAAAACGTAAAACTTCATTCTACAATGACCTTGAAAAAGAAAGACAAATGCAGCTTTCGATCATGAGTGATGTCGAGAACTTCGAAGCGAACAAAAATGCCCTAGAAGAGCAAGTTGAATCAAGACGTGTAGAAGTACAAAAATTCAAAGACGAATTGAACCAAGTGGCATCTCGTTTGTACGGATTAGAAGATCTCCAAGCAAACTTTGAAGGGTTCGAAGACGGTGTTAAAAACGTTATGCTTTGGAAAAAAGCACAAACTGAAATCCATGCTGATGGTTCAGTTTCACAAATCATGCCCGTAGCGGACGTAATTGAAGTGCCACCTGAATATGAAATTGCCATGGAAGCAGCTTTGGGCCCTAAGCTCCAAATGCTTCTTTCTCACAACTCGAAAGATTCATTGTCAGCGGTACAGCACTTAAAAGACAAGAGCGGGGGGCGTTCAAGCTTCTTTGCCAGTGACATGGCGATGATTTCAACTCTGAAACGTCAGGGTGATCCATCAAATGAAGACGGTGTAAAACAATTATTATCAAAAGTCATTTCTGCTCCAGATAAATATAAATCTCTCGTAGAATTCATCACTGATGATATCGCAGTAGTAGACAACATCTCTACAGCTTTAAGACTCAGATCACAGTACACGGGCTGGAACTTCGTAACAGAAGACGGCGATGTATTGACGGCTGGTGGAGTTCTTACAGGTGGAGCTTCGGATTCTGCGGATAGCGGAATGCTCAAACGCCGCCGTGAAATTAAAGAACTTTCTCAAAGCAAGGATGAATTGGCTGGAAAACTAGCCCTTTCGCAAATGACTTTAGAAAAATTGGAAGATCAATTCGATAAAGTTGCTAAAGAATTAGAAAGTGCTAAGACTCAGCAAATTCAAAAAGAATTAATGATCGCAGAACTCAAAAAAGATCTCGAAAGAGCTGAAAATGAGTTAAAATCTGTTACGGAATCTCTGGAAAGACAAAACCAAGAATTGTCTGAAGTGGATAACAGAAGACTTTCTTTAGAAGAAAAACGTGATCAAGAGCAAGAAAGAGCAACAGGCTTTAGAGATCGCAAATCTGAATTGGAAAATGGCGCTCAAACCATTGAAGTTGAATATCAAGAAGCCAAGCTTGGAATTGATCAAGTTCGTATAGATGCGATGAACGCGAGAGTTCAATTCGCGCAAAGTTCTCAAGAGAAACAAGGTTTAACGAGCCAAGTGAATATGCTTGAGACTTCGTACAATGAAACATCAACAAAATTAGATCAAATGATCAACGAGTCAGACTTGAACACGGAAGTGCTCAGTGTGAATCAAGTTCAATTGGAACAAGAAAAAGTTTTATTAGAACAAATCATTCAACAGGCTCAACATGCGGAAGAGAGATCTTCAGAGCTTCGCAATGAATTCACGGAAATTTCAAACGAACACATGAAGAAACAACAACGTGTGCTTGAAATTCAACGAATTAGAAATGAAAAACAAGCGCAAGTGAATGAAATGAGATTCAAGATCGAACAGACTCAAATGAAACTACAATACCTTGTAGATCAAATGAGAGAGCGATACATGCTTGATCTCGCCATCAAGTCCCAAGAGTACATCGCGCGCGAATGTGATGTAGCTGCAACTGAGCTTGAAGTGAATGAACTTAAAGATAAAATTAAAAAAATCGGTGAAGTTAATTTATCTGCGATCCAAGAGTATGACGACATTCAAAAGCGTTATGAGTTCTTAGTTCAGCAGGAGGCAGACTTAACCGAAGCAAAAGAAAATCTCCGCCGCGTTATTGATCGTATCAATAGAATCTGCAATAAGCGTTTCAGAGAAACATTTGAATCTGTGAATGAAAGATTCCAGAAGGTATTTCCAGTATTGTTCGGTGGCGGTGAGGCTCAATTGACTCTCGTGGAAATCGAAGGGGAAGACGAACAAGGGATCGACATTATGGCAAAGCCTCCGGGCAAGAAATTGCAAAACATCACGTTGATGTCTGGTGGAGAGAAAGCCTTAACATCAGTGGCGTTGATCTTCTCGATCTTCCTTGTAAAACCATCTCCATTCTGTTTATTGGATGAGGTCGATGCTCCGCTGGATGATGCTAACGTATTCCGTTTCAACGATCTGGTTCGTGAAATGGCGAAGCGTTCGCAAATTATTATCGTCACTCACAACAAGAACACTATGGAAATCAACGAAAAACTTTACGGCGTAACAATGCAGGAAAAAGGTGTTTCGAGAATGGTTTCTGTATCACTTGAAGAGGCAAAGGGTAGCGTAGTATCAGCACTGTAA